The Branchiostoma floridae strain S238N-H82 chromosome 1, Bfl_VNyyK, whole genome shotgun sequence sequence CCAGTGCCTGTATGGAGCTGACCTACCTcctgtgtgtctatgtgcaGTCTGTCCTCCCCACTGTCTGTATGGAGCTGACCTACCTcctgtgtgtctatgtgcaGTCTGTCCTCCCCACTGCCCATATGGAGCTGACCTACCTcctgtgtgtctatgtgcaGTTTGTCCTCCCCACTACCTGTATGGAGCTGACCTACCTcctgtgtgtctatgtgcaGTCTGTCCTCCCCACTGCCTGTATGGAGCTGACCTACCTcctgtgtgtctatgtgcaGTCTGCCCTCCCCACTGCCCATATGGAGCTGACCTACCTcctgtgtgtctatgtgcaGTCTGTCCTCCCCAGTGCCTGTATGGAGCTGAGTGGTGAAAGACTGGGAGAACATCTCCTCACAGCGCAGACACGTGGGCAGCATCACATCCTCTGGAGCAGGGAGGACACAAATGGGATTGTCACAGGAAACAGTcaagtttcatcaagttggcaGAATAAAAGATATAAGATATTGAAGAtttcttttcacacaaccagtaAATTCTTGCATTATCGCCACAAAAAggtgccacctacatcagctacatttGCGATGAGAAGCAATTAACTTCAGTTAGAAGCTCAGACTGaagaaggtgtctgagagacattgaaacatatttacTGGTTGTACAAAAAGAATCTTCAATATCCAGTAAAACTTGCTCTGACAACATGTTAGTTAGCTAAAATCCTTCCCATACATTTTGTTCTTTTGAGGCTGTGCTCATTGCTGATTCTGTAGGCCACAAGGACATTACTTTTACAAGAATGTGTTCCTCACTCATGATCTTTCTCATAAGGGCTGAGTGCTTAGCAGAGAATGTATTTTGTTAAAGTCTTAAACTTGAGTATTTCAACTTGAGTATGAACTGTTCAAGGTTAAACGTTTAACCCCCAACCTACCAAATACAGTACAAGGCAAATGCTTAGATCAACCTTACTGCCCATTGCactgatcagttttgttgtaGCCCTGTGAAATGCTGTCCCCTAGCAGTTTAAGAGAAAACTGCAATTGCttcatcacaaaaaaaaaaaaaaaaaacagatgacaAAACCTACTCTTCATGTCAGGATTCAGTTCTTTGGCCTTGTTCTGGTTTCCGTCCTGTTGTGTGTTGAAATGTTGCTTTAGATACTCTTCATCCCACAGCGTGAGGGCGGGCCAGTGTTTTGCCCCACCTGGAAGTAGAACATGTCACACATAACAAGGAGTGAATTTCTGCAAAACTATCAATTCTCACTCAGAAAAGTTTTTGTCCTAACAGGTGTAACATCAACAGATACTAATAATGGAAATGAGGctaatttgaataattgatgCCTGTTTAATACCTTCCAGAAATGTAACATCTGATtggtaatacatttgtaccagcCAAATGAAACAAGACAGTGTGCAAACCTATGCaaaagttaatctccaagcagatgtaaggaggaTCCAGCTAATCACCAGTGTTCTATAACACATAAACTGTTAAatgtttttgaaacatttagTACTGTTATTGCAGTATTTTTGAAAGGTTTATAGTCACTCAATCCAGGTGAAAATTCCTTAGGCTAGCAATTACAGCTTGATCATTGAAATGTACAAATCCCTAAGCTTAATAGCTTaattgaatacatgtactaattatTGGACCAATTAAAACGATGGACCAATAATCTAAGCAGATGACACATTCGATAAAACGTTTGATATTACAAGACAGCACATAAACGTTGATGacaatcgttttttttttattacattgcAGGCAACAAGTATTGTAAAACTACTAAAAGCAATCAACAGGGAATCTCCAAGGAGATgtagaatggcaaaatcgtaaCTTTTCTCGGCTCAACATCCTGGGTGACCTTACACAACTACAGACCGTCTTTTCTGAGGGACAGGGTTACTTGGATACTTGGAGACTAAGTACGATCCCCTGCAGTACGTCTAGTCGTACCTTTAAACAGCAGTGGTCTGTGCTTCGCCACGAAGTGCTGGTGGAAGTCCTGCGGGGAGATCATGTAGGGAAGGGCCGTCACGGCTCCGGCGGGCTCGCGGTGAGACCCGAACGGGCGCCCGTGCCCTCGTCCCCGCCGCCGCTCGGGCGTTTCCTCGTCTCCTGGCACCACAGCGCTTCCGCGGGGACAGTCACCCTTCGTGCAGAATTCTGCACCCTCTTCTGACGGTGAACTTTGTGTGTTGCCGTCATTGTTCTCGCCACCAGACACCTTCAAGTACAGCAGAGGTGCGAGCACAACTAACAgaaaatatctcggcaacaTCGTAGAGTAGTCTTCTGATCAAATAACACGTTGTGCTGCAGAAAGCTGACGAACCAGTTCACCAGTCCATGATCCAGTTTACTTTAATTACATACGGCCCGAGCGCCTGTTGTGTGTCACAGTTTGAAGAATCCAACAGGAAGTAAAAAGTTGTGTCATCGAATCTCAGGCTGGACGAATTGCGCACTATGGTCTGCCTCGATCCGAATCACAGATCGAACGAATGTCGTGCTAATTTCTGTCCCGATATTGTCaataaacaaaatggcggagggTTGAAATGATTTTGTGGAGTTTTGTCGGCGTTCGGGCGAGAAAATGTCGCTTTTCCAGGGGATGAAGGTCAGCAGGGCAGACCAAAAGGGTGGAGAAGGCGGACAGAAGTCCCTGTTTTCGTTTATAACCTCAAACACTGCAGGTAAACGAGTAAATACCGATATAATATAGTTGTCAGGACtagtacgtcgatgtaggttagacatccaggtaataagatacgccaaaaatagttactcaagcaactggatatggttttgaaacggtcaccaaactcagacggatcttccaaaacttcaacatcgccactaacttcaaacctcactcaaccctccgacacaaactggtacatccaaaagacaaaccacagaaaggtactaaggccaatgtaatctacagactcaaatgcgaggaacccaactgtaacaacacatacattggtgagactagtCGTCCACTAAAAGCAAGAtaccaagaacattgcaaaccgaaggccaacggcaactcttctgctattttcaaccacctacaacacaaccaaggacattccttcaacctccaatctaccgacatcctagaccgcgaagcccgctggtttgaacggagagttagagaggccatatatgagagaatatacaatcccacactcaacagaaaaggggggctacgtatggaactttccggcacttgggacatagcactcccccccccccccccccgccaaaaaaacttttagctcctgtaactaaaacaacaggagctaattgactcatttgcattaactgtgtcttagccttgatatcctttgaaatccaaattgtcttcagcttgactttggcttagctttgttttctttggaatccaaattgtcttcagtctgaattgtcttacaacctttcctattggacatctgaaattgtcttcattcatagttagagtataaaagacctgtttcttgcagatcacttcagtgtcactgacgaa is a genomic window containing:
- the LOC118421602 gene encoding bifunctional peptidase and arginyl-hydroxylase JMJD5-like isoform X1, which gives rise to MLPRYFLLVVLAPLLYLKVSGGENNDGNTQSSPSEEGAEFCTKGDCPRGSAVVPGDEETPERRRGRGHGRPFGSHREPAGAVTALPYMISPQDFHQHFVAKHRPLLFKGGAKHWPALTLWDEEYLKQHFNTQQDGNQNKAKELNPDMKKDVMLPTCLRCEEMFSQSFTTQLHTGTGEDRLHIDTQENLLVVLRGPRTVLLVSPLHSNDVYADEAEVLGVSPVDVNSVDMDKYPRVADVQYQQAELEEGDLLYVPQLWWRQVRPDPGRQQAVSIRWSSKPASKQAQDTNKQAQGTKEQPQEQSLLSQELKTAGNPDRKYSYGQWLAAHELWVQNVTSV
- the LOC118421602 gene encoding bifunctional peptidase and arginyl-hydroxylase JMJD5-like isoform X2, whose protein sequence is MLPRYFLLVVLAPLLYLKVSGGENNDGNTQSSPSEEGAEFCTKGDCPRGSAVVPGDEETPERRRGRGHGRPFGSHREPAGAVTALPYMISPQDFHQHFVAKHRPLLFKGGAKHWPALTLWDEEYLKQHFNTQQDGNQNKAKELNPDMKKDVMLPTCLRCEEMFSQSFTTQLHTGTGEDRLHIDTQENLLVVLRGPRTVLLVSPLHSNDVYADEAEVLGVSPVDVNSVDMDKYPRVADVQYQQAELEEGDLLYVPQLWWRQVRPDPGRQQAVSIRWSSKPASKQAQDTNKQAQGTKEQPQEQSLLSQELKTAGNPDRKYSYGQWLAAYEL